GGCAGACGTGTGCCTGTTGGGACGTAAATATGGGGAAAGATTATTACAAAATTTTGGGCATCGACAAAGGAGCCAACGACGATGTTATCAAGAAGGCGTATCGGAAAATGGGCCCTCAAATACCATCCGGACAAGAATAAGTCCCCGGGGGCTGAAGACAAATTCAAGGAGATTGCTGAAGCGTTCGATGTCCTGAGTGACTCAAAGAAGCGGGAGATATACGACAAATACGGCGAGGAAGGATTAAAACAGGGGGCCGGTGCACCCCCTGGAGGTGGCAATCCTGGCGGACCGCAAACCTACACTTTCCAAGGAGATCCCCACGAAACATTCAGAATGTTTTTTGGTGATGAAAACCCATTCGGAAGCTTCTTTTCGTTTGGTGGCGGTCCTGGCATGTCAGGCGGTTCCAGGACCTTCCGTTTCGGCCCTGGTGGTGGACAAGAAGATATGGAAGTGGACGACGACCCGTTCGCAAGCTTCGGCGGTTCTCACGGCATGCACGGGTTCCAAAGTCGAGGTCCACGGATGGGAAACAGACCAAAGAAGCAGGACGCCCCGATCACAAGGGACTTGCAAGTGTCATTAGAGGACATATACAAAGGATGCACCAAGCGACTGAAAATCACCAAGAAGGTGATCGGTTCCGATGGATCGGTGAGATCAGAGGATAAAGTACTGACAATTGAAGTGAAGCCAGGCTGGAAAGCCGGCACCAAGATCACCTTCCCCAAGGAGGGAGACCAAAGGCCTAACAGTGTGCCAGCAGATGTTGTGTTTGTGATCAAAGACAAACCTCATCCCACGTTTGTACGGGATGGTAGTGACTTGAGGTACAAGGCCAAAATAACTCTCAGAGACTCTTTGTGTGGAACAACACTTCAAGTACCAACTATAGACGGAAGGACCATTCCTTTGCGGCTGACTGAGGTGATTAAACCATCCAGTACGAAGAGGATACAGGGGGAGGGGTTACCAATGCCTAAACAACCAAACAGGCGTGGTGATCTTATTATCGAATTTGACATTAAATATCCAAGTTCTTTATCAACCAATGTGAAGGAGATTTTAAGTGATTGTCTACCAAGATCATAGCATATAGGAACAGTGTAATTTAAGAATGACGTTTATTTAAGTTGATATTTTGTACCTCATTTGAATTTTGTTGGAGTGATGCGATGTACACTTGGTACATATGTCAAGCCCAGGCTGTGGTGATGTGTTGTGTACAGTATCCCACTTGCTGAACAGTTTTGCACATTGTAATTAATGTGTTAGGCATGGATGAACAGTTCCTTTGAGGACAATGACTACAGCAGTGCCTGCCAAGTATTATTTCAAATTATGTGGCATTGAAATAACtaatttatgttgaatatatgaGATTGCTTGAGGTACAGGATTAAAACCTATGAGTTAAAATTTGTGTAGCAATGTTTGTTTATGGGATTTATGAATATCAGTATCCCATCACAAAGATTTCGAACAAGTGtttaaacacatttatgttaCCATTACTGAAGTcattaaacatgttttatgtGTCACACctgtaaaggaaaaaaaatccccttcaaaattttgtttgtccaCCTGTAAGATCAAGATATTATTTTGTGCTTAAGATAACAGTAAAaagttaaatcaaataatttaatttaaggttCACAAAGCAATTGTCATTTGCCagagaaaatgttttacaaGAAGATCAGTTACTGATAATCTCACAGCTTATGTGAAAATGTCCAAACAAAACAAGGATCctgatgttaattttaatggGAAAGTAAACCAATGATTTTgtatcaaaaacatttcaagatTAGTTGATTGTCAGATTGTATAATTGTTAATAAAATTGAGAGTGTACATCGAATTTCAAACAATGTGTACTGTAAGATTGCGTTGACTGTGTAATTGTATATAATAGGCTTTAAGTATTTCATCTTGAATAATTCTTTGAAgtgtaaactgcatgttatcTAAAGAACTTGAAGCCTTACTGCTGTAGCAGACTTTCCTCTAGTTTGATAAGTAATATGTGATCACTGAGAATATGGCTTAATTGTGCAGTTTTCACGTCTTGGGCTCTAAGTAAGAGCATTGAATTAGTCTGCTAATGGCCAGTGGTCAGATTTGGTTTCATTGACCTAGTAACAGTGGTTTGAAATTTGGATTAAGAGTTGCTCATTTAGAGTGAAAACTCCTGGGGCAGTAAACCTGATCCCAAAGTTCTGCCAAGACGTTAGTCATCTCTATACACTATTTGAGGTCTCTGTTGCCATGGAGATACAGCGTGATGCAGTACAGAAGTTTATTCATAGACATTGAAGGCTTGTAAACAAGCTTAGTTGAGCAGAGTGTCTTGAGTGGAGAAGTGGTCTTAATATGGTAGAATAGTCTGACAAACTCAGTAGATTTATGCAGAGTTGTTTCCAGATGGGTAATTGACTTGTGAATGATATGTATTGTTTTACTAGCTGGTATAGTTATAACAAGCccaacaaacaaagaaaaaaaaggaaatttatcTTTAGTACAGCAAATGTTGCTTCAACAATCATAATTTTAGGACATCTCTGCTGTTGAGATAAATGACTCATCAGCTGATATTGCCAGGAAACACACATTTACCCTCtactaaatgtataaaaacagaGACAGGAGAGAGTGAATAATGCCTGGCATTGAAGGAGAAATCTGGGAGTGGAAGGGTGGAACTGTACGGAAGAAACCAGATGTTTCATCACTACATGTGAAATTGTGCAAATTAACTGGTTTGCTTGCTACAGGTGGGCATGGTTGTTTTTATTGATGTCTGTACGGGGATGGAGGAGTATACATGTTGTTGTAGTATGCAGCCAGTAGTATTCATCTGGATTTCTTGGATTGACtcgtataaatataaaacatccaAGTCACCCATTGGTCTATAACCAAAGCTTCGAAGTCAgtttgaccggcccggatagcacagttggtagagcgtccgcttcgggaccggtagatccaggatcaatccttggtcgagtcacacctaagactttaaaagaggaagttgtaacttcctcgcttggcgttcagcatgaaggggatagtgcaacgactggttgacccgtatcagtataatggctcgggcggggcggcttacttaccttcggtaagtcgtctcagtgatgcagcactaaataaaagagcggtggaaatccgtcctgcaacaaggaggcacattacacgtgcatgcaccctaatgattccttcgtcgtcatatgactgaaaaattgttgagaacgacgttaaaccccaagcactcactcactcactcgaagtcAGTTTGTGTAACTTGACGTGGAAAAGATGTCATTTCAGTGGTGCTCGAAATTTaatttcgtcgtcatatgactgaaaaatagttgaGTATGACATTAGACACCAAACACTTCCTCGAAATTTGATTCGTGCGAGTGGTTGACAGTGTTGAGCAATTGCTGTTATCAGTTGTGAGATGTCTGCACCCACAGTATGGTGTGGTCATCAGGCATATCACAAGTTGCTACTTCATGATGAAATGGGCCCCAGATGTTTGGAATTCCTGTTTTTTACGAACTTCTAAATTAAATGGGAGAATATTATACACGGAAACTGCAGCAGCCGGTTAAAGCCTTTTTTAACGGCtgaattatttgattattatttaacgccatactcaagaatatttcatttgtgtgaaGGAATTGAATATCAACATCTCAGGATGTTTTATGTGGATTCAGCAGTACCGGTATCAAACCTGGAACGGGTTCTATGTAGCTCTGGGATGAAGATTATTGTATGTGTAACTACAGATTGTAAATGGCATGATGTGCTGCATGACCTGTTACCTTGGTTGCATTTAATTCACTGAATCTATACCTTAATCAAGAACTGTTTTATTCTCTGTAAGGATTTCAACGGATTTCCGCTACACTAAAAGCAGGATTTATGTGGCTGCGGCATGTAAAGTGATAATATCCAGGGTGACCAGCTTTAAAAATATGGCATAAAGCATGTAAGTTAAAATATTCACTACAGTTAGTTTATTCTAGAATTGTGAAGATCTGTGCATGTGAATGTGTGTTGTAACTGCAGAAGCCCAGATGATACCTTGTGATCCACGTGTTGTAAACAGCTAGAACTGGGTTATCAGGTGACCTAGCTATTTGCTTACCCCAGGGGCTGTGGATGATTATGTTGACAGGCAGGAATCTAGGCACTCTGGAAAATTCTGCCGGTACTGCTAGCTTTTATATTTCTCAGCTCAACGATTACAGGATATAGGTCGCAGGCTGTTTTTGTAAGCAGGCCTATGGCACAAAATGTTCTGGAGAATTCTCAGCTGATTTTGTGTGCAGAATTGATTTTCATAGCCAGCCTATGGCTATCTTAGACACATGTTGGAACTAGGCATCCTCACACATGCTCAACGTGAAATGGGACACTCCTGTAGTTTGACATGATGGTTGTTACCGTTTCAGGCCGACAGGGACAGAGGTTTCACCAAGCTACCTGAATTCTGTAGTGACCACAGAAAATGCATACAAGATCTAACAGAGACCTTTACTTAGAAGTTTAACGcataacttgtaacttcaaactagaatcaCAGGTTACAAGATGAACTACTAACTAAAGGTCTACATTATCTCGAGGTTGGGAGCCCCAACAAC
Above is a window of Liolophura sinensis isolate JHLJ2023 chromosome 7, CUHK_Ljap_v2, whole genome shotgun sequence DNA encoding:
- the LOC135470123 gene encoding LOW QUALITY PROTEIN: dnaJ homolog subfamily B member 4-like (The sequence of the model RefSeq protein was modified relative to this genomic sequence to represent the inferred CDS: deleted 1 base in 1 codon), which translates into the protein MGKDYYKILGIDKGANDDVIKKAYRKMALKYHPDKNKSPGAEDKFKEIAEAFDVLSDSKKREIYDKYGEEGLKQGAGAPPGGGNPGGPQTYTFQGDPHETFRMFFGDENPFGSFFSFGGGPGMSGGSRTFRFGPGGGQEDMEVDDDPFASFGGSHGMHGFQSRGPRMGNRPKKQDAPITRDLQVSLEDIYKGCTKRLKITKKVIGSDGSVRSEDKVLTIEVKPGWKAGTKITFPKEGDQRPNSVPADVVFVIKDKPHPTFVRDGSDLRYKAKITLRDSLCGTTLQVPTIDGRTIPLRLTEVIKPSSTKRIQGEGLPMPKQPNRRGDLIIEFDIKYPSSLSTNVKEILSDCLPRS